In Arachis stenosperma cultivar V10309 chromosome 1, arast.V10309.gnm1.PFL2, whole genome shotgun sequence, one DNA window encodes the following:
- the LOC130934326 gene encoding subtilisin-like protease SBT5.4 — MWLQKNSVFLLLALILFSLLQVLTGAAAFELKKSYIVYLGSHEHGEAATDADFDRVTQAHHDFLGSYLGSYEKAQEAMIYSYTRHINGFAAMLRNEEAAEIAKHPKVVSVFLNKGRKLHTTRTWEFMLMEKQSGVISPASVFNKARFGEHTIIGNLDTGVWPESPSFRDEGIGPIPSRWKGSCDGGSPDFHCNKKLIGARYFNKGYAAIAGPSVLKNGTLNTVRDYEGHGSHTLSTLGGNFVPGANVFGFGNGTAEGGSPKARVASYKVCWPRIDDGECFDADIMAAFDMAIHDGVDILSLSLGSDPADYFEDGLAIAAFHAFGKGITVVCSAGNSGPKKGSVSNVAPWLFTVAASTLDREFDSVVELENGKNFTGASLATAMPQKKFYPLINSLDAKLANATDGDAILCKIGTIDPEKVKGKILVCSRGETARVEKSFVAMEAGAVGMILCNDEASGNEIIADPHFLPASQLTYEDGLQVFAYLNSSKNPMGYIAPPETKFHVKPAPFVAAFSSRGPNKITPEILKPDITAPGVNIIAAYSEAVSPTEMPYDKRRVPFITMSGTSMSCPHVAGIAGLLKTLHPEWSPSAIKSAIMTTARTRDNKGEPMLDGKDFKETTRYAYGSGHVRPNRAMDPGLVYDTTIEDNLNFLCVLGYNQTQIMAFSGARHHECPDAMSILDFNYPTITVPMLYGSVNVTRRLTNVGSPGTYFARLHTPSGLSISVTPKVLKFESVGEEKSFKVAMEVTKPGPSIGDAVLTWSDGKHYVRTPITVGGIKGRVIRF; from the exons ATGTGGCTCCAAAAGAATTCAGTTTTTCTGTTATTAGCTTTAATTCTCTTTTCCCTTTTACAAGTTCTTACAGGTGCTGCTGCTTTTGAACTTAAAAAG tCATACATAGTATACTTAGGATCACATGAGCACGGAGAAGCAGCTACAGATGCTGATTTTGATAGAGTCACCCAAGCTCATCATGATTTTCTTGGATCCTATTTGGGAAG TTATGAGAAAGCACAAGAAGCAATGATTTATTCTTACACAAGGCATATTAATGGCTTTGCTGCAATGCTTCGAAATGAAGAGGCTGCTGAAATTGCAA AACATCCAAAGGTTGTGTCGGTGTTCTTGAACAAAGGAAGGAAGTTACACACTACACGTACGTGGGAGTTTATGTTAATGGAGAAGCAAAGTGGGGTGATTAGCCCTGCTTCAGTGTTTAACAAAGCTAGATTTGGTGAACATACCATAATTGGGAACCTTGACACCG GTGTATGGCCAGAATCTCCTAGCTTTAGAGATGAGGGCATAGGTCCCATTCCTTCAAGATGGAAGGGATCCTGTGACGGTGGTAGTCCTGACTTCCATTGCAACAA GAAGCTGATAGGAGCAAGGTACTTCAACAAAGGGTATGCTGCAATTGCAGGGCCAAGTGTACTGAAAAACGGTACTCTTAACACGGTGCGAGATTATGAAGGTCATGGATCACACACACTATCAACATTAGGTGGAAACTTTGTCCCCGGCGCTAACGTCTTCGGCTTTGGCAATGGAACCGCGGAAGGCGGCTCTCCTAAAGCTCGAGTGGCTTCTTACAAGGTTTGTTGGCCGCGAATTGACGACGGTGAGTGCTTTGATGCTGATATCATGGCGGCTTTCGACATGGCTATACATGATGGTGTGGATATTCTTTCCCTCTCTCTTGGATCGGATCCCGCTGACTACTTTGAAGATGGTCTGGCCATTGCCGCATTCCATGCTTTCGGCAAGGGAATCACCGTCGTGTGCTCTGCTGGTAACTCGGGACCAAAAAAGGGATCTGTCTCCAACGTTGCGCCTTGGTTATTCACCGTAGCTGCAAGTACCTTGGACAGGGAGTTTGATTCTGTTGTTGAACTCGAGAATGGAAAGAACTTCACG GGTGCAAGCCTTGCTACTGCTATGCCGCAAAAGAAATTTTACCCACTCATCAATAGTTTAGATGCAAAATTGGCTAATGCAACTGATGGAGACGC TATTCTGTGTAAGATAGGAACAATTGATCCAGAGAAGGTGAAGGGGAAAATATTGGTTTGTAGTAGAGGCGAGACGGCTAGAGTGGAGAAGAGTTTTGTGGCTATGGAGGCTGGTGCAGTTGGAATGATTCTTTGCAACGATGAGGCCAGTGGTAATGAGATCATCGCTGATCCTCATTTCCTTCCAGCATCACAGCTCACTTATGAAGATGGCCTGCAAGTCTTTGCATACCTCAATTCTTCCAAGAATCCGATGGGATATATTGCTCCTCCGGAAACCAAGTTCCATGTGAAGCCTGCTCCATTCGTGGCAGCATTCTCTTCGAGAGGGCCCAACAAAATCACACCTGAGATCCTTAAGCCTGACATCACGGCCCCCGGAGTCAACATCATTGCTGCATATTCGGAAGCAGTTAGCCCCACAGAAATGCCCTATGATAAGCGCAGGGTTCCATTTATCACAATGTCTGGAACATCTATGTCATGCCCTCACGTCGCCGGAATCGCCGGACTTCTCAAGACACTCCACCCTGAATGGAGTCCATCAGCTATTAAGTCCGCCATCATGACCACCG CTAGGACAAGGGACAACAAGGGTGAGCCAATGCTTGATGGGAAGGATTTTAAAGAAACAACACGGTATGCATATGGTTCTGGTCACGTGAGACCAAATCGCGCCATGGACCCTGGCTTGGTCTACGATACAACCATAGAAGATAACCTCAACTTCTTATGTGTCCTTGGTTACAATCAGACCCAGATCATGGCGTTCTCCGGAGCTCGTCATCATGAGTGCCCTGATGCAATGAGCATCTTGGATTTCAACTACCCTACAATAACGGTTCCGATGCTGTACGGTTCAGTTAATGTGACACGCAGGCTGACGAATGTGGGTTCGCCAGGGACTTACTTTGCAAGGCTCCACACTCCTTCGGGGCTTTCCATTTCCGTGACTCCCAAAGTGTTGAAGTTTGAGAGCGTGGGTGAAGAGAAGAGTTTTAAGGTCGCAATGGAGGTTACTAAGCCAGGTCCCTCTATAGGCGATGCGGTCCTGACTTGGTCCGATGGAAAGCATTATGTTAGGACTCCAATCACCGTTGGTGGAATCAAGGGTAGGGTTATTAGATTTTAG
- the LOC130940046 gene encoding probable galacturonosyltransferase 4 gives MEIVATRNILIFLLCVTVVAPILLYSYPSAEQELVQDLPAFANNAADSARLNLLPEETSAVLKEPIGDVHTNDSTSIKKLPHDLQMGESREHSSGRVLSATNEGENPIKLVIDGIKQGNQSNYLEKTNATSDNVNPEDAIDVDDSDGKLASETTTNKQEQKTRESSSRIKKKAHVSPESNNQNDGIPSDARVRQLKDQLIQAKVFLSLPAVKNNPQITRELRLRVKEVLRTVGEASQDSDLPRNANERMKAMEQSLMKGRQIQDDCAGAVKKLRAMLHSTEEQLRVHKKQTVFLTQLTAKTLPKGLHCLPLRLTTEYHSLIPSLQQFPNPEKLEDPQLYHYAIFSDNILATGVVVNSTVAHAKDASKHVFHIVTDRLNYAAMRMWFLANPPGKATIQVQNIEEFTWLNSSYSPVLKQLSSPSMIDYYFKTHQATSDSNLKFRNPKYLSILNHLRFYLPEVFPKLNKVLFLDDDIVVQKDLTALWSIDLKGNVNGAVETCGESFHRFDRYLNFSNPLIAKNFDPHACGWAYGMNVFDLVEWKRQNITEVYHNWQKLNHDRQLWKLGTLPPGLITFWKRTFPLNRTWHVLGLGYNTNVNQKLIEGAAVVHYNGNMKPWLEISIPKFRGHWTKYVDYDIVYLRECNINP, from the exons ATGGAGATCGTGGCCACTAGAAACATTCTGATCTTCTTGCTCTGTGTTACTGTTGTTGCTCCAATTCTGCTCTACAGCTACCCCTCAG CTGAGCAAGAGCTTGTCCAAGATCTTCCTGCTTTT GCTAACAATGCAGCGGACTCTGCCCGTTTAAATCTACTGCCCGAG GAAACTTCAGCCGTCCTTAAGGAACCAATTGGGGATGTACATACCAATGACTCCACCAGCATAAAGAAATTGCCTCATG ACTTGCAAATGGGTGAATCTAGGGAGCATTCATCTGGCAGGGTATTGTCAGCTACAAATGAAGGGGAAAACCCCATCAAACTAGTTATAGATGGAATCAAGCAAGGAAATCAAAGCAACTACCTGGAGAAAACGAATGCAACCAGTGATAATGTTAATCCAGAAGATGCTATTGACGTTGATGACAGTGATGGGAAACTTGCATCTGAAACTACG ACTAATAAACAAGAGCAAAAAACTCGTGAATCTTCTAgcagaataaaaaagaaagcaCATGTGTCACCAGAATCGAACAACCAGAATGATGGAATACCATCTGATGCTCGGGTACGGCAACTAAAAGATCAGCTCATTCAGGCTAAGGTATTTCTTTCACTTCCAGCAGTAAAGAACAATCCCCAAATCACTCGGGAGCTTCGATTACGAGTGAAGGAAGTCTTACGAACTGTTGGAGAAGCAAGCCAAGATTCTGACTTGCCTAGGAA TGCAAACGAAAGAATGAAGGCAATGGAGCAATCATTGATGAAAGGAAGACAAATTCAAGATGATTGTGCTGGGGCTGTGAAGAAGCTTAGGGCTATGCTCCATTCAACTGAGGAACAGCTTCGTGTGCACAAGAAACAGACCGTGTTCTTAACACAATTGACGGCAAAAACATTGCCTAAAGGTCTCCATTGTCTTCCATTGCGCCTCACAACTGAATATCATAGTTTAATTCCTTCTCTACAACAATTTCCAAACCCCGAGAAGTTAGAAGACCCTCAACTATACCATTATGCAATATTCTCGGATAACATATTGGCAACAGGTGTTGTTGTGAACTCTACTGTTGCCCATGCAAAG GATGCCTCAAAACATGTTTTTCATATTGTTACCGATAGGCTCAATTATGCAGCAATGAGGATGTGGTTTTTGGCGAATCCACCAGGCAAGGCAACCATTCAGGTTCAGAATATTGAAGAATTTACATGGTTGAATTCAAGTTACAGTCCGGTTCTTAAGCAGTTGTCTTCTCCTTCCATGATAGATTATTACTTTAAGACTCATCAGGCAACTTCTGATTCAAACTTAAAGTTTCGAAACCCAAAGTATTTATCTATATTGAACCACCTCCGCTTCTACTTGCCTGAGGTGTTTCCAAAGCTCAACAAAGTGCTCTTCTTGGATGATGATATAGTTGTTCAGAAGGATCTGACTGCACTGTGGTCAATTGATTTGAAGGGAAATGTAAATGGTGCTGTAGAAACTTGTGGCGAAAGTTTTCATCGCTTTGATCGCTATCTCAACTTCTCTAATCCTCTCATAGCCAAGAACTTTGACCCTCATGCCTGTGGATGGGCATATGGTATGAATGTTTTTGATTTAGTTGAGTGGAAGAGGCAAAACATCACTGAGGTGTACCACAACTGGCAGAAGCTG AATCATGATAGGCAACTATGGAAGTTAGGGACATTGCCACCTGGTCTTATAACTTTCTGGAAACGCACTTTCCCATTGAACCGAACTTGGCATGTCTTGGGTCTTGGCTACAACACCAATGTCAACCAAAAATTGATTGAAGGAGCTGCTGTGGTACACTACAatggaaacatgaaaccatggcTTGAGATAAGTATTCCCAAGTTTCGAGGTCATTGGACAAAGTATGTTGACTATGACATTGTATATTTGCGAGAGTGCAACATCAATCCTTAG